Proteins co-encoded in one Bombus pyrosoma isolate SC7728 linkage group LG4, ASM1482585v1, whole genome shotgun sequence genomic window:
- the LOC122566606 gene encoding ATP-binding cassette sub-family C member 10 — MDRWLTDDDEETWKWNWTELCGYNGGIKPLNPNTHDLDICFQQLCLQIPVLICIAIISAYHCGKRNIYPIRHFGSNYVIKLRLIITVCLIILPILRAYIIVSNTVLAPPKHVLPTNNPIQEYIMTSTKKPDVSLEDSSILHHIQDEWNRTIDFAKSVLFPKNSIQNITESSVISNTQEYSLILTAVKDKVTSAKPIDYLVAGTEGLAWVVHLCFITSLRKGRNFNPRGPVSLRALIFLLIVISTLLLRSHIKYNPQNDVLPNLSLGFSISVVTLLILYAITLIPGHSNLRDMRSSQFNEIGEQTALLSSPNSSYVRFPEGQDPIYLGTAMEDATASSKLIFHWVNPLMEKGVHGLLNHSDDLFDLPEYISTNTINQKIDKHLQNMPNDITNQVENFESVLEAHVQTVTNKMTLFNLLHKCFGWEFYSVGILKFITDSTSFMGPLILNKLIGFIEDKNEPILYGYLYASLIFISALIGAFCNTHFTFWMSVVGLKIRCTVVTLLYRKILHSSNIQLKQQFNFGEIANFMSTDSDRLVNSCASFHAFWSIPLQLIVTLYLLYKLIGVSFLAGIAFAIILIPINKAIATQIGKYSTKLMECKDQRVRLVGETLRGITTIKLNVWEDHFLRNISKLRENEIKYLRGRKYLDALCVYFWATTPVLISILTFATYVLLGHELDAKTVFTSMALLNMLIAPLNAFPWVLNGLTEAWVSLKRIQKMLDLPDADMSSYYSKPPPGIDLVLQDTMFSINTDQNIEQNGLTTPKDVSSPSGSSESRKIVTFEDDAIFNLHDINITVPKGHLIGIIGEVGSGKSLLLDGILGEIIKVRGTIAVNDIENGFAYVKQNPWLQRGTIRDNILFGKSYDYNKYKNILKACALSADLNSLPKKDLTPIGEAGNTLSGGQKTRISLARAVYADKDIYLLDDVLATLDPKVASYIFKRVIMGLLNNKTRFLCTHQTRYLMYANLVIEMSKGRIINQGKPSDMLPDIEDYLLSSESIESDLDNISINDLPRELYQTDKNKKDPLLDEEYKEKGKVQLGVYNCYIKAIGYYLAISIMLSMFLMQSSKNVTDLWLSHWVTHSNTSVTNITDSSPTLRLDYVFDNYNINTNYYLTVYALLAVFNTLFTLMRAFMFAYGGIQAAISIHKQLLKVVVRAKAVFFDIQPFGRILNRFSSDTYTVDDSLPFIANILFAQLFGLIATVIVIAYGIPWILLVLAPLIPIYHWIQNHYRLTSRELKRLSSAALSPLYAHFNETLHGLSTIRAFRMVSRFKQANELLLEISQKTQFASFAVCQWLALRLQLIGVALLAGVSNIAVLQHQYDIADPGLIGLIITYTLSVTGLLSGVVNAFVETEREMIAVERVKQYLENVPVETAKGENPPYAWPSQGVIEFRNVVLKYREHLVPSLNGISFVTRPAEKIGIVGRTGAGKSSLFASLFRLTEVTSGSILIDNVNIRTLQLNAIRSRLAIIPQNPFLFSGTIRENLDPLNQYPDLQIYKALEKCKIHSLVHRLGGLGAILNESGSNFSAGQRQLLCLVRAILHNAKIVCIDEATANVDQETDKFIQATIKSSFQTATVLTIAHRIRTIMYCDRVLVMGDGEVLEFEEPNLLIQNVNSHFYHLVSQEFSDKE, encoded by the exons ATGGATAGGTGGTTAACTGATGATGATGAAGAAACATGGAAGTGGAATTGGACGGAATTATGTGGGTACAATGGAGGTATTAAGCCTTTAAATCCAAATACCCATGATCTTGATATTTGCTTTCAACAACTTTGTCTCCAG aTTCCAGTTTTAATCTGTATCGCTATAATTTCTGCTTATCACtgtggaaaaagaaacatatatcCTATTCGTCATTTTGGCTctaattatgttataaagttgAGACTTATAATTACAGTGTGCCTTATAATTCTTCCTATACTTAGAGCGTATATTATTGTTAGTAATACTGTTCTTGCTCCACCAAAGCATGTATTACCCACTAATAATCCGATACAAGAATATATTATGACATCAACTAAAAAGCCAGATGTATCTTTGGAGGATTCAAGTATACTACATCACATACAAGATGAATGGAATCGTACTATTGATTTTGCAAAATCAGTTCTTTTCCCAAAGAACAGCATTCAGAATATCACTGAATCTTCTGTTATTTCTAACACACAAGAATATAGTCTAATATTAACTGCAGTCAAAGATAAAGTCACATCAGCTAAACCTATTGACTATCTTGTGGCAGGTACTGAAGGATTAGCATGGGTTGTTCATCTTTGTTTCATAACAAGCttaagaaaaggaaggaatttTAATCCACGTGGTCCAGTTTCACTTCGggcattaatatttttattgattgtTATTTCTACATTGCTGTTAAGAAGTCATATCAAGTACAACCCTCAAAATGATGTTCTACCAAATTTGTCATTGGGATTTAGTATCAGTGTTGTCACTCTATTAATACTTTATGCTATAACATTGATACCCGGTCATAGTAATTTACGAGATATGAGATCATCTCAATTTAATGAA ATAGGAGAACAAACTGCACTATTGAGTAGTCCTAATTCTTCTTATGTAAGATTTCCCGAAGGGCAGGATCCAATTTATCTTGGGACTGCTATGGAGGATGCAACCGCATCTTCCAAACTTATATTTCATTGGGTAAACCCATTAATGGAAAAGGGTGTTCATGGTTTATTAAATCATTCAGACGATTTATTTGATTTACCAGAATATATCAGCACTAATACAATTAATCAAAAGATTGACAAGCATCTACAAAATatg CCAAATGATATAACTAATCAAGTAGAAAATTTTGAGTCAGTATTAGAAGCACATGTTCAAACAGTTACAAACAAAATGACCTTGTTTAACTTATTGCATAAATGCTTTGGTTGGGAGTTTTATTCTgttggaatattaaaatttatcactGACTCTACTTCATTTATGGGACCATTAATACTGAACAAATTAATTGGTTTTATTGAAGACAAAAATGAACCTATCTTATATGGATACCTATATgcatcattaatatttataagtgCTTTAATAG gAGCATTTTGCAATACTCATTTCACCTTCTGGATGTCGGTAGTTGGTTTAAAAATTCGTTGTACAGTTGTAACTTTGTTGTATAGAAAGATTTTGCACtcttcaaatattcaattgaaacaGCAATTTAATTTTGGTGAAATTGCTAATTTTATGAGTACGGATAGTGATAGACTTGTTAACAGTTGTGCAAGTTTTCATGCATTTTGGAGTATACCATTACaa TTAATTGTAACACTATATCTTCTATACAAGCTAATAGGAGTTTCATTCTTAGCTGGAATTGCTTTTGCAATAATACTTATACCTATAAATAAAGCAATAGCAActcaaattggaaaatatagcACGAAATTAATGGAATGTAAAGATCAAAGAGTGAGACTTGTAGGGGAAACATTACGCGGAATAActacgattaaattaaatgtgtGGGAAGACCATTTTTTGCGGAATATATCAA AATTGCGTGAAAatgagattaaatatttacggGGTAGAAAATATCTAGATGCTTTATGTGTTTACTTTTGGGCTACAACACCTGTATTGATATCTATATTAACATTTGCTACGTATGTACTTCTCGGACATGAACTTGATGCAAAGACAGTATTTACTAGTATGGCATTATTGAACATGTTAATAGCTCCACTAAATGCATTTCCATGGGTTTTGAATGGTCTTACGGAAGCTTGGGTATCACTTAAGAGAATTCAGAAAATGTTAGAT TTGCCAGATGCGGATATGTCATCATATTATTCAAAACCACCACCTGGAATAGATCTAGTGCTTCAGGATACAATGTTTAGCATAAACACAGATcaaaatatagaacaaaatggtCTTACTACTCCTAAAGATGTCTCAAGCCCATCTGGTAGTTCAGAGTCTAGAAAGATTGTCACCTTTGAAGATGATGCTATTTTTAATCTACATGACATTAATATTACTGTTCCAAAG GGACACTTAATTGGTATTATAGGAGAAGTAGGTAGCGGAAAATCACTACTTTTAGATGGTATTTTAggtgaaattattaaagttcGTGGTACGATAGCAGTAAATGACATCGAAAACGGTTTTGCGTATGTAAAACAAAATCCGTGGTTACAACGTGGTACAATTCGAGACAACATTCTTTTTGGGAAATCATATGATTACAATAAGTATAA gaatattttgaaagCATGTGCTCTCAGTGCTGATTTGAATTCCTTGCCTAAGAAAGATCTAACACCTATTGGCGAGGCAGGAAACACGTTAAGTGGAGGTCAAAAAACAAGAATTTCTTTGGCACGTGCTGTATATGCggataaagatatttatttattagacgATGTTTTGGCGACTTTAGATCCAAAAGTCGCTAGTTACATATTTAAACGTGTTATTATGGGTTTACTGAATAACAAAACAAGATTTTTATGTACTCATCAAACCCGATATTTAATGTATGCAAATTTAGTAATAGAAATGTCAAAGGGCAGGATCATTAATCAGGGTAAACCGAGTGATATGTTACCTGATATAGAAGATTACTTATTATCTTCAGAGTCTATAGAGTCAGACTTAGATAACATATCCATAAATGATTTACCAAGAGAACTATATCAAActgataaaaacaaaaaggacCCCTTGCTTGAtgaagaatataaagaaaaaggcaAAGTTCAACTTGGTGTATATAATTGTTACATAAAAGCAATAGGATATTATTTAGCAATTTCAATAATGCTCTCTATGTTCCTAATGCAAAGTTCTAAAAACGTAACGGATTTATGGCTTTCTCATTGGGTTACTCACAGTAACACAAGTGTAACTAATATCACAGATAGCTCACCAACTTTACGATTAGATTATGTCTTtgacaattataatataaacactaattattatttaacggTATATGCGCTATTAGCTgtatttaatacattattcACACTAATGAGAGCATTTATGTTTGCATATGGTGGAATTCAAGCAGCAATTTCCATACACAAACAACTTTTAAAGGTTGTAGTACGG GCTAAAGCtgtattttttgatattcaaCCATTTGGAAGAATTCTAAATAGGTTTTCATCCGACACATATACAGTCGATGATAGCCTTCCTTTCATCGCTAATATATTATTCGCTCAGCTATTTGGATTGATTGCAACAGTTATTGTCATAGCCTATGGAATACCGTGGATACTTTTGGTACTGGCGCCATTGATACCGATTTATCATTGGATTCAAAATCATTATAG aTTAACATCGAGAGAATTGAAGCGCTTATCTAGTGCCGCACTATCACCATTATATgcacattttaatgaaactctACATGGACTATCTACCATTAGAGCTTTTCGCATGGTATCTCGCTTCAAACAAGCAAACGAACTCTTGTTAGAAATCAGTCAAAAAACGCAGTTTGCGTCGTTTGCAGTGTGCCAGTGGCTTGCATTAAGATTACAACTCATTGGAGTAGCACTTTTAGCAGGAGTGAGCAATATAGCAGTTTTACAACATCAATATGACATTGCGGATCCTGGTTTAATAGGTCTTATTATTACTTACACACTGTCCGTGACTGGGTTGCTATCTGGCGTAGTAAACGCATTTGTTGAAACGGAGAGAGAAATGATCGCGGTTGAACGTGTAAAACAGTATTTAGAGAATGTTCCAGTAGAAACTGCGAAAGGAGAAAATCCGCCATATGCTTGGCCGAGTCAAGGTGTGATTGAATTTAGGAACGTCGTCTTAAAATATAG AGAGCATTTAGTTCCATCATTGAATGGCATATCATTTGTTACGAGGCCAGcagaaaaaattggaattgtTGGTCGTACAGGTGCTGGTAAAAGTTCCCTGTTTGCTTCATTATTTAGATTGACGGAAGTAACTTCCGGGAGCATATTGATCGATAACGTGAACATACGAACTTTACAACTAAATGCAATAAG atCTCGATTAGCTATCATACCTCAaaatccatttttattttcgggTACGATACGAGAAAATCTTGATCCGCTAAATCAATATCCAGacttacaaatatataaagctCTCGAGAAATGCAAAATTCATTCGTTGGTACATCGTTTAGGGGGTCTTGGTGctattttaaatgaaagtgGTAGCAATTTTAGTGCAGGACAAAGGCAATTGTTGTGTTTAGTCAGAGCAATTTTACATAACGCTAAG ATCGTCTGTATCGATGAAGCTACGGCAAACGTTGATCAAGAAACAGACAAGTTTATTCAAGCGACAATAAAGTCTTCCTTCCAGACCGCTACAGTACTCACTATAGCGCATAGGATAAGGACGATCATGTACTGTGATAG aGTTCTTGTAATGGGAGATGGCGAAGTTTTAGAATTTGAAGAACCGAATTTATTGATTCAAAATGTTAATTCCCATTTCTATCATTTGGTAAGCCAAGAATTTTCTGACAAGGAGTGA
- the LOC122566615 gene encoding vacuolar protein sorting-associated protein 35 isoform X1, translated as MVSLFFSQPMTPAITGVEEQEKLLEDAIGVVKVQAFQMKHCLDKSKLMDALKHAATMLGELRTSLLSPKSYYELYMAITDELRHLELYLLDEFQKGRKVTDLYELVQYVGNIVPRLYLLITVGLVYIKTTPGLKRDLLRDLVEMCRGVQHPLRGLFLRNYLLQCTRNILPDVAEEDDEDGSVRDSIDFVLMNFAEMNKLWVRMQHQGHTRDRERREREREELRILVGTNLVRLSQLESVTLEKYKKRVLPGILEQVVSCRDAIAQEYLMECIIQVFPDEFHLQTLNAFLKSCAELQNGVNVKNIIISLIDRLAAFSQRSDGVGGPGSPNQIPGIPQDVKLFDVFSDQIAIIIQTRQDMPPEDIVSLQVALINLAHKCYPDRVNYVDKVLLTTVQIFQKQNVDKLEYNSAVSRELVRLMKIPIDNYKNILTVLKLEHFAPLLDYFDYEGRKLLAIYIITNILENETLIPTQEQVDAVLSMVSPLVQDQPDQPNIEEDPEDFAEEQGLLGRLIHHFKSETADQQYMILSAARKHFSAGGNKRIKYTLPPIVFQAYQLAFTYKGLKDQDEMWQKKCQKIFQFCHATITALMKAELAELPLRLFLQGAIAIGEIRFDNFEMVAYEFMSQAFSIYEDEISDSKAQLAAITLIIATFEQMSCFCEENAEPIRNQCVLYASKLLRKPDQCRGIAICSHIFWSGKSLATGGKEMQNKSRVLECLRKGIKIANQCMDTSVQVQLYVELLNHYIYFYEKDNTTFTVDIVNQVIAKIKEELPNLEVSEETEQIQKHLANTLEHLRNRMESPETDSLSYQGLVL; from the exons atg gtatctttatttttctcgcaGCCAATGACACCTGCTATAACGGGAGTAGAAGAGCAAGAAAAACTACTTGAAGATGCAATTGGTGTGGTTAAAGTACAGGCTTTCCAAATGAAACACTGTTTGGACAAATCCAAATTGATGGATGCATTAAAACATGCAGCTACAATGTTAGGAGAACTTCGAACATCTCTTTTAAGTCCAAAAAGTTACTATGAATTAT ATATGGCTATTACTGATGAACTAAGACATTTAGAACTTTATTTGTTAGATGAATTTcagaaagggagaaaagttACAGATTTATATGAATTAGTGCAATATGTTGGAAATATTGTACCTAGACT gTATCTACTTATCACTGTTGGATTAGTATATATCAAAACAACGCCTGGATTAAAAAGAGACTTATTAAGAGATTTGGTAGAAATGTGCAGAGGAGTTCAACATCCTTTAAGGGGTctctttttaagaaattacCTACTACAGTGCACTCGTAATATTTTACCAGATGTTGCTGAAGAAGATGATGAAGATGGAAGT GTCCGTGACAGTATAGACTTTGTCTTAATGAATTTCGctgaaatgaataaattatggGTACGCATGCAACATCAAGGTCATACtagagatagagaaagaagggaaagagaaagagaagaactTAGAATATTAGTGGGAACTAATCTTGTACGACTTAGCCAGTTGGAATCAGTTACTTTAGAGAAATACAAAAAG CGTGTTTTACCAGGCATTCTAGAACAAGTAGTCAGTTGCAGAGATGCAATTGCTCAAGAATATCTTATGGAGTGCATAAtacaa GTTTTTCCTGATGAATTTCATCTACAAACATtaaatgcatttttaaaatcttGCGCTGAGTTGCAGAATggtgtaaatgtaaaaaatataattatttcgttaatagaCCGTCTTGCAGCATTTAGTCAAAGATCAGATGGTGTGGGAGGACCAGGAAGTCCTAATCAAATACCGGGAATTCCGCAGGATGTAAAACTTTTTGATGTTTTCAGTGATCAGATAGCTATAATTATACag ACTAGACAAGATATGCCCCCAGAGGACATAGTTTCTCTTCAAGTAGCCCTCATTAATTTAGCACATAAGTGTTATCCTGATAGAGTAAACTATGTGGATAAAGTTTTGTTAACAACTgttcaaatattccaaaagCAGAATGTAGAtaa gCTTGAGTATAATAGTGCTGTATCAAGAGAATTAGTGAGACTAATGAAAATTCCAATAGATAACTATAAAAACATCTTAACTGTTTTGAAGCTTGAGCATTTTGCTCCATTACTAGATTACTTTGACTACGAAGGCAGAAAGTTATTagctatttatataataacaaacatTTTAGAAAATGAGACTTTAATACCAACTCAAGAACAAGTAGATGCAGTTCTTTCTATGGTATCTCCATTGGTACAAGACCAACCAGATCAACCCAACATAGAAGAAGATCCTGAAGACTTTGCAGAAGAACAGGGTCTTCTTGGTAGATTAATACATCATTTTAAGTCTGAGACTGCTGATCAacaatatatgatattaaGTGCAGCCAGAAAACATTTTAGTGCTGGTGGAaataagagaataaaatatactctACCACCAATTGTATTTCAAGCTTACCAACTTGCTTTCACATATAAGGGATTAAAGGATcaa GATGAAATGTGGCagaaaaaatgtcaaaagaTCTTTCAATTCTGTCATGCAACTATTACAGCTTTAATGAAGGCAGAACTGGCTGAACTGCCATTGAGATTATTTCTTCAGGGTGCAATAGCAATAGGAGAAAttcgtttcgataattttgAGATGGTTGCTTATGAATTTATGAGTCAAGCATTTTCAATATATGAAGATGAAATAAGTGATTCTAAGGCGCAGTTAGCAGCTATTACGTTGATCATTGCTACATTTGAGCAAATGAGTTGTTTTTGTGAAGAAAATGCAGAACCAATACGCAATCAGTGTGTTTTGTATGCTAGCAAATTATTAAGAAAGCCAGATCAATGTAGAGGGATTGCTATTTGCTCTCATATATTCTGGTCTGGAAAATCATTAGCAACTGGTGGAAAAGAG ATGCAAAATAAATCTAGGGTATTAGAATGTTTAAGAAAAGGTATCAAAATTGCAAATCAGTGCATGGATACTTCAGTTCAAGTACAATTGTATGTAGAACTATTAAatcattacatttatttctacGAAAAAGACAATACTACG ttcaCTGTTGATATTGTAAATCAAGTGATCGCAAAGATTAAAGAAGAACTCCCCAACCTAGAAGTTAGTGAAGAAACAGAACAAATTCAAAAACATTTAGCTAATACATTAGAACATTTAAGGAATAGAATGGAATCTCCAGAAACGGATAGTCTATCATATCAAGGACTTGTTCTTTAA
- the LOC122566619 gene encoding coiled-coil domain-containing protein 97 — MNKQEDTQNNVPDMTVDYKNNENDSQLTSLNEVDKNLKEELLHHIAKSKAIFKSQQKDDPDLTFKEKLIIASNILKKSYCLFLSKFGHYMKKEHLKFFENCKDKDYEVAYHCNRLQRYFNNSKRQTDVRNRRYQALKTLIEEGEYFSETEMMKRNPLLYEHLVGQYMTEEQKKLRDNIDTKNITFVNLLMENIERDNLKMKQKLQEEEEQNVLEENDTDEEQDDIYDSKDNEEKTTYWGKTSSLENEIEHKNEAVRKSHCISKSEKQVLKQEFVTNMYQSFLDGKDLDFDYSTVDDNEAYDNIDIRTQDEEDKYFDSESPETIGPAEDTNETETEDELDIYMKSLKEQIATDRLSLDNLVYDEYSQM, encoded by the exons ATGAATAAGCAAGAAGATACACAAAATAATGTCCCGGATATGACTGTAGATtacaaaaataacgaaaatgatTCGCAACTAACTTCTTTAAATGAAgtggataaaaatttaaaagaggAACTGTTGCATCATATAGCAAAAAGTAAGGCAATTTTTAAGAGTCAACAAAAGGATGATCCAGATTTAACTTTTAAAGAAAAGCTAATAATTGCAagtaatattcttaaaaaaagtTACTGTTTATTCTTGTCCAAATTTGGtcattatatgaaaaaagaacatttgAAGTTTTTTGAAAACTGTAAAGATAAAGATTATGAAGTCGCTTATCATTGTAATAGattacaaagatattttaacaacTCAAAAAGACAAACAGATGTTAGAAATAGAAGATACCAGGCCTTAAAAACATTAATAGAAGAAGGGGAGTACTTTAGTGAAACTGAAATGATGAAAAGAAATCCATTGTTATACGAACATTTAGTTGGACAATATATGACTGAGGAACAAAAGAAACTTAGGGATAATATagatactaaaaatattacttttgtgaatttattaatggaaaatattgaacgggataatttaaagatgaagcaaaaattacaagaggaagaagaacaaAATGTATTAGAGGAAAATGATACAGATGAAGAACAAGATGATATATATGATTCAAAggataatgaagaaaaaacTACATATTGGGGTAAAACATCCAGCTTAGAGAATGAAATAGAACATAAAAATGAAGCAGTAAGAAAGTCACATTGCATTTCAAAGTCTGAAAAGCAAGTATTAAAACAAGAATTTGTGACAAATATGTACCAAAGCTTTTTGGATGGGAAAGATTTAGATTTTGATTACAG CACTGTTGATGACAATGAAGCATATGACAACATAGACATAAGAACACAAGatgaagaagataaatattttgattcaGAATCACCTGAAACTATAGGTCCAGCTGAAGATACAAACGAAACCGAGACTGAGGATGAACtggatatttatatgaaatcaTTGAAG GAGCAGATTGCTACAGATAGGCTCTCCTTGGATAATCTTGTATATGATGAATACTCTCAGATGTAA
- the LOC122566615 gene encoding vacuolar protein sorting-associated protein 35 isoform X2 — translation MPMTPAITGVEEQEKLLEDAIGVVKVQAFQMKHCLDKSKLMDALKHAATMLGELRTSLLSPKSYYELYMAITDELRHLELYLLDEFQKGRKVTDLYELVQYVGNIVPRLYLLITVGLVYIKTTPGLKRDLLRDLVEMCRGVQHPLRGLFLRNYLLQCTRNILPDVAEEDDEDGSVRDSIDFVLMNFAEMNKLWVRMQHQGHTRDRERREREREELRILVGTNLVRLSQLESVTLEKYKKRVLPGILEQVVSCRDAIAQEYLMECIIQVFPDEFHLQTLNAFLKSCAELQNGVNVKNIIISLIDRLAAFSQRSDGVGGPGSPNQIPGIPQDVKLFDVFSDQIAIIIQTRQDMPPEDIVSLQVALINLAHKCYPDRVNYVDKVLLTTVQIFQKQNVDKLEYNSAVSRELVRLMKIPIDNYKNILTVLKLEHFAPLLDYFDYEGRKLLAIYIITNILENETLIPTQEQVDAVLSMVSPLVQDQPDQPNIEEDPEDFAEEQGLLGRLIHHFKSETADQQYMILSAARKHFSAGGNKRIKYTLPPIVFQAYQLAFTYKGLKDQDEMWQKKCQKIFQFCHATITALMKAELAELPLRLFLQGAIAIGEIRFDNFEMVAYEFMSQAFSIYEDEISDSKAQLAAITLIIATFEQMSCFCEENAEPIRNQCVLYASKLLRKPDQCRGIAICSHIFWSGKSLATGGKEMQNKSRVLECLRKGIKIANQCMDTSVQVQLYVELLNHYIYFYEKDNTTFTVDIVNQVIAKIKEELPNLEVSEETEQIQKHLANTLEHLRNRMESPETDSLSYQGLVL, via the exons atg CCAATGACACCTGCTATAACGGGAGTAGAAGAGCAAGAAAAACTACTTGAAGATGCAATTGGTGTGGTTAAAGTACAGGCTTTCCAAATGAAACACTGTTTGGACAAATCCAAATTGATGGATGCATTAAAACATGCAGCTACAATGTTAGGAGAACTTCGAACATCTCTTTTAAGTCCAAAAAGTTACTATGAATTAT ATATGGCTATTACTGATGAACTAAGACATTTAGAACTTTATTTGTTAGATGAATTTcagaaagggagaaaagttACAGATTTATATGAATTAGTGCAATATGTTGGAAATATTGTACCTAGACT gTATCTACTTATCACTGTTGGATTAGTATATATCAAAACAACGCCTGGATTAAAAAGAGACTTATTAAGAGATTTGGTAGAAATGTGCAGAGGAGTTCAACATCCTTTAAGGGGTctctttttaagaaattacCTACTACAGTGCACTCGTAATATTTTACCAGATGTTGCTGAAGAAGATGATGAAGATGGAAGT GTCCGTGACAGTATAGACTTTGTCTTAATGAATTTCGctgaaatgaataaattatggGTACGCATGCAACATCAAGGTCATACtagagatagagaaagaagggaaagagaaagagaagaactTAGAATATTAGTGGGAACTAATCTTGTACGACTTAGCCAGTTGGAATCAGTTACTTTAGAGAAATACAAAAAG CGTGTTTTACCAGGCATTCTAGAACAAGTAGTCAGTTGCAGAGATGCAATTGCTCAAGAATATCTTATGGAGTGCATAAtacaa GTTTTTCCTGATGAATTTCATCTACAAACATtaaatgcatttttaaaatcttGCGCTGAGTTGCAGAATggtgtaaatgtaaaaaatataattatttcgttaatagaCCGTCTTGCAGCATTTAGTCAAAGATCAGATGGTGTGGGAGGACCAGGAAGTCCTAATCAAATACCGGGAATTCCGCAGGATGTAAAACTTTTTGATGTTTTCAGTGATCAGATAGCTATAATTATACag ACTAGACAAGATATGCCCCCAGAGGACATAGTTTCTCTTCAAGTAGCCCTCATTAATTTAGCACATAAGTGTTATCCTGATAGAGTAAACTATGTGGATAAAGTTTTGTTAACAACTgttcaaatattccaaaagCAGAATGTAGAtaa gCTTGAGTATAATAGTGCTGTATCAAGAGAATTAGTGAGACTAATGAAAATTCCAATAGATAACTATAAAAACATCTTAACTGTTTTGAAGCTTGAGCATTTTGCTCCATTACTAGATTACTTTGACTACGAAGGCAGAAAGTTATTagctatttatataataacaaacatTTTAGAAAATGAGACTTTAATACCAACTCAAGAACAAGTAGATGCAGTTCTTTCTATGGTATCTCCATTGGTACAAGACCAACCAGATCAACCCAACATAGAAGAAGATCCTGAAGACTTTGCAGAAGAACAGGGTCTTCTTGGTAGATTAATACATCATTTTAAGTCTGAGACTGCTGATCAacaatatatgatattaaGTGCAGCCAGAAAACATTTTAGTGCTGGTGGAaataagagaataaaatatactctACCACCAATTGTATTTCAAGCTTACCAACTTGCTTTCACATATAAGGGATTAAAGGATcaa GATGAAATGTGGCagaaaaaatgtcaaaagaTCTTTCAATTCTGTCATGCAACTATTACAGCTTTAATGAAGGCAGAACTGGCTGAACTGCCATTGAGATTATTTCTTCAGGGTGCAATAGCAATAGGAGAAAttcgtttcgataattttgAGATGGTTGCTTATGAATTTATGAGTCAAGCATTTTCAATATATGAAGATGAAATAAGTGATTCTAAGGCGCAGTTAGCAGCTATTACGTTGATCATTGCTACATTTGAGCAAATGAGTTGTTTTTGTGAAGAAAATGCAGAACCAATACGCAATCAGTGTGTTTTGTATGCTAGCAAATTATTAAGAAAGCCAGATCAATGTAGAGGGATTGCTATTTGCTCTCATATATTCTGGTCTGGAAAATCATTAGCAACTGGTGGAAAAGAG ATGCAAAATAAATCTAGGGTATTAGAATGTTTAAGAAAAGGTATCAAAATTGCAAATCAGTGCATGGATACTTCAGTTCAAGTACAATTGTATGTAGAACTATTAAatcattacatttatttctacGAAAAAGACAATACTACG ttcaCTGTTGATATTGTAAATCAAGTGATCGCAAAGATTAAAGAAGAACTCCCCAACCTAGAAGTTAGTGAAGAAACAGAACAAATTCAAAAACATTTAGCTAATACATTAGAACATTTAAGGAATAGAATGGAATCTCCAGAAACGGATAGTCTATCATATCAAGGACTTGTTCTTTAA